A window of the Streptomyces luomodiensis genome harbors these coding sequences:
- a CDS encoding S41 family peptidase, with product MSGPCLFVQPRRIRRGAALTLVFVSVLATGAAVGSWGAEPGPRRTSGAGRIPARAYAGAVESDQVKAAAAAAQEDGKSASKAAREVVSRSGDRWGAVYSAREYEGFRQNLDGVYVGVGISARRDARGRIAVERVEPGSPAQRAGVRAGDRLRTIDGDGVTGRPVTEVVALLRGPADGSPGSRVRLGLSRGGHEWTQTLRRARLTTDPVTVDRLSDQGGDRAGAVRIKVDSFTKGTGERIGRAVRAIPQGDGILLDLRGNSGGLVSEAVTAASSFLDGGLVATYDVRGDQRVLNARPGGDTDNPLVVLVDGGTMSAAELLTGALQDRGRAVVVGSRTFGKGSVQMPSELPDGSVAELTVGHYRTPAGRNVDGEGIDPDLAVKGDDGPSAEARARTVLSGLGGGS from the coding sequence ATGTCGGGCCCGTGTTTGTTCGTCCAGCCCCGCCGCATTCGCCGTGGGGCCGCCCTGACATTGGTCTTCGTCAGCGTGCTCGCCACCGGGGCGGCCGTCGGTTCCTGGGGCGCCGAGCCCGGACCGCGCCGGACCTCCGGGGCCGGCCGGATACCGGCCCGTGCCTATGCCGGCGCGGTCGAGAGCGACCAGGTCAAGGCGGCCGCGGCCGCGGCCCAGGAGGACGGGAAGTCCGCTTCGAAGGCCGCCCGTGAGGTGGTGAGCCGCAGCGGAGACCGGTGGGGCGCGGTCTACAGCGCCCGTGAGTACGAGGGCTTCCGCCAGAACCTGGACGGGGTGTACGTCGGCGTCGGGATCTCCGCCCGCCGGGACGCCCGCGGGCGGATCGCGGTGGAGCGCGTCGAGCCCGGCAGCCCCGCCCAGAGGGCCGGCGTCCGGGCCGGTGACCGGCTGCGCACGATCGATGGCGACGGGGTGACCGGCCGGCCCGTCACCGAGGTCGTGGCCCTGCTGCGCGGCCCCGCCGACGGCTCCCCGGGCAGCCGGGTGCGGCTCGGGCTGTCCCGCGGCGGCCACGAGTGGACGCAGACGCTCCGCCGGGCCCGGCTGACCACCGACCCGGTGACCGTCGACCGGCTCAGCGATCAGGGCGGCGACAGAGCCGGCGCCGTCCGGATCAAGGTCGACTCGTTCACCAAGGGCACCGGGGAGCGGATCGGGCGCGCGGTGCGCGCCATCCCCCAGGGTGACGGCATCCTCCTCGATCTGCGGGGCAACTCCGGCGGACTGGTCTCCGAGGCCGTCACCGCCGCCTCCTCCTTCCTCGACGGCGGCCTGGTCGCCACCTATGACGTCCGGGGTGACCAGCGCGTGCTCAACGCGCGCCCCGGCGGCGACACCGACAACCCGCTGGTGGTGCTGGTCGACGGCGGCACCATGAGCGCCGCCGAGCTGCTCACCGGCGCCCTCCAGGACCGCGGCCGCGCCGTCGTCGTCGGCTCCCGGACCTTCGGCAAGGGCTCGGTGCAGATGCCGAGCGAACTGCCCGACGGCTCGGTCGCCGAGCTCACCGTGGGCCACTACCGCACCCCGGCCGGGCGCAACGTCGACGGCGAGGGCATCGACCCGGACCTCGCGGTCAAGGGCGACGACGGCCCGTCGGCGGAGGCGCGGGCACGCACGGTATTGAGTGGCCTCGGGGGCGGGTCCTAG
- the ftsX gene encoding permease-like cell division protein FtsX → MRAQFVLSEIGVGLRRNLTMTFAVIVSVALSLALFGGSLLMREQVSTMKGYWYDKVNVSIFLCNKNDKETAANCAKGAVTEAQKADIRSELKRMNIVESVQFETSEEAYKHYKEQFGDSPLASSLTPDQMQESFRIKLKDPERFDVISTAFAARPGVQEVQDQKRLVGDLFNLLNGMNFAALGVMTLMLVVALMLIVNTVRVSAFSRRRETGIMRLVGASSFYIQMPFIMEAAIAGLLGAGFACVLLVSVQYFLVNNWLVDKIDVINFIGWDAVLAKLPLVLAIGLLMPALAAFFALRKYLKV, encoded by the coding sequence ATGCGCGCCCAGTTCGTCCTGTCGGAGATCGGCGTCGGTCTCCGCCGCAACCTCACGATGACCTTCGCGGTGATCGTCTCCGTCGCCCTTTCGCTCGCCCTGTTCGGCGGGTCCCTGCTCATGCGCGAGCAGGTGAGCACGATGAAGGGCTACTGGTACGACAAGGTCAACGTCTCGATCTTCCTGTGCAACAAGAACGACAAGGAGACCGCGGCCAATTGCGCCAAGGGCGCGGTCACCGAGGCTCAGAAGGCGGATATCCGCTCCGAGCTCAAGCGGATGAACATCGTCGAGTCGGTGCAGTTCGAGACCAGTGAGGAGGCGTACAAGCACTACAAGGAGCAGTTCGGCGACTCGCCGCTGGCCTCCTCGCTGACCCCGGACCAGATGCAGGAGTCCTTCCGCATCAAGCTGAAGGACCCCGAGCGCTTCGACGTCATCTCCACCGCCTTCGCCGCCCGCCCCGGGGTGCAGGAGGTCCAGGACCAGAAGAGACTGGTCGGCGACCTGTTCAACCTGCTCAACGGCATGAACTTCGCGGCGCTCGGCGTGATGACGCTGATGTTGGTCGTCGCGCTGATGCTGATCGTCAACACGGTGCGGGTGTCGGCGTTCAGCCGCCGCCGGGAGACCGGGATCATGCGGTTGGTCGGCGCGTCCAGCTTCTACATCCAGATGCCGTTCATCATGGAGGCCGCCATCGCGGGGCTGCTGGGCGCGGGTTTCGCCTGTGTGCTGCTGGTGAGCGTGCAGTACTTCCTGGTCAACAACTGGCTGGTGGACAAGATCGATGTGATCAACTTCATCGGCTGGGACGCGGTGCTGGCCAAGTTGCCCCTGGTGCTGGCGATTGGGCTGCTGATGCCCGCGCTCGCGGCGTTCTTCGCGTTGCGCAAGTACCTCAAGGTGTGA
- the ftsE gene encoding cell division ATP-binding protein FtsE has protein sequence MIRFDNVSKTYPKQNRPALRDVSLEIEKGEFVFLVGSSGSGKSTFLRLLLREERASHGAVHVLGKDLARLSNWKVPQMRRQLGTVFQDFRLLPNKTVGENVAFALEVIGKPRAAIRKTVPEVLDLVGLGGKDDRMPGELSGGEQQRVAIARAFVNRPMLLIADEPTGNLDPQTSVGIMKLLDRINRTGTTVVMATHDQQIVDQMRKRVIELEKGRLVRDQSRGVYGYQH, from the coding sequence GTGATCCGATTCGACAACGTATCCAAGACCTACCCCAAGCAGAACCGTCCCGCACTCCGGGATGTCTCGCTCGAGATCGAAAAGGGCGAGTTCGTCTTCCTGGTGGGCTCCTCGGGGTCGGGAAAGTCCACTTTCCTCCGGCTGCTCCTCCGCGAGGAGCGCGCCAGCCATGGCGCCGTCCATGTGCTCGGCAAGGATCTCGCGCGGCTGTCCAACTGGAAGGTGCCGCAGATGCGCCGCCAATTGGGGACCGTCTTCCAGGACTTCCGGCTGCTCCCCAACAAGACGGTCGGGGAGAATGTCGCCTTCGCGCTCGAGGTGATCGGCAAACCGCGCGCCGCCATTCGGAAAACCGTCCCCGAGGTGCTCGATCTCGTAGGACTGGGCGGTAAAGACGACCGTATGCCCGGCGAGCTCTCCGGTGGTGAACAGCAGCGGGTGGCCATCGCCCGCGCGTTCGTCAACCGTCCGATGCTGCTGATCGCGGACGAGCCGACGGGAAACCTGGACCCGCAGACCTCCGTCGGCATCATGAAGCTGCTGGACCGGATCAACCGGACCGGCACCACGGTCGTCATGGCCACGCACGACCAGCAGATCGTGGACCAGATGCGCAAGCGCGTGATCGAACTTGAGAAGGGCCGACTCGTCCGCGACCAGTCCCGCGGCGTCTACGGCTACCAGCACTGA
- a CDS encoding NUDIX hydrolase, with protein sequence MSEIPGDGAARDASVVVARDENGLVALLSAPFPRHGGEYLFLPGGREERGETPDECARRELKEEAGITAARWRPLGTYAITLGTAARVHLYEARDLSVGPQRLTPTEQDFKLSWWPMADAIVAAVEGRFLLPAGPLALLLADRSG encoded by the coding sequence ATGAGCGAGATTCCCGGTGACGGTGCGGCCCGCGATGCCTCGGTAGTGGTGGCCCGTGACGAGAACGGCCTGGTCGCGCTGTTGAGCGCCCCGTTCCCCCGGCACGGCGGCGAGTATCTGTTCCTCCCCGGCGGGCGGGAGGAGAGGGGCGAGACCCCGGACGAATGCGCTCGCCGGGAGCTGAAGGAGGAAGCGGGCATCACAGCCGCGCGATGGCGTCCGCTGGGCACATACGCCATCACCCTGGGAACGGCCGCCAGGGTCCACCTCTACGAAGCACGCGATCTGTCCGTCGGTCCACAGCGGCTCACCCCCACCGAACAGGACTTCAAGCTGTCCTGGTGGCCTATGGCCGACGCGATCGTGGCCGCCGTCGAGGGCCGCTTCCTGCTCCCCGCCGGGCCGCTCGCCCTGCTCCTGGCCGATCGGAGCGGCTGA
- the smpB gene encoding SsrA-binding protein SmpB, whose product MAKETGRKLIAQNKKARHDYHILDTYECGLVLTGTEVKSLRQGRASLVDGFAQLDGGEAWLHNVHIPEYSQGTWTNHAARRRRKLLLHRAEIDKLIGKSQETGHTLVPLSLYFKDGRAKVEVALAKGKKEYDKRQTLRERQDRREAERAISAARRRQRA is encoded by the coding sequence ATGGCTAAAGAGACGGGTCGCAAGCTGATCGCGCAGAACAAGAAGGCGCGGCACGACTATCACATCCTGGACACGTACGAGTGCGGTCTGGTGCTGACCGGGACCGAGGTGAAGTCGCTGCGCCAGGGCCGCGCCTCGCTCGTGGACGGCTTCGCCCAGCTCGACGGCGGCGAGGCATGGCTGCACAACGTGCACATCCCCGAGTACAGCCAGGGGACGTGGACCAACCACGCGGCGCGCCGCCGGCGGAAGCTGCTGCTGCACCGGGCGGAGATCGACAAGCTGATCGGCAAGTCCCAGGAGACCGGGCACACCCTGGTGCCGCTGTCCCTGTACTTCAAGGACGGCCGGGCCAAGGTCGAGGTCGCCCTGGCCAAGGGCAAGAAGGAGTACGACAAGCGGCAGACGCTCCGGGAGCGGCAGGACCGCCGGGAGGCCGAGCGGGCGATCTCGGCGGCCCGGCGGCGGCAGCGGGCCTGA